Genomic window (Deinococcus aquiradiocola):
GCTCCTCGGCGAGGACCCCCCGCAGCGGGAGGACACGTGACCGACCTGCAGGACACCTTCCGGCAGCGCGGCCTGGGCGCGTCCAGCGGCTTCGGGGACCGGCCCGGCGTGATCGTGGTGGACTTCAGCCGGGGCTTCACCGACCCCGCCAGCCCGCTCGGCGCGGACTACGCGCCGCAGCTGGACGCCACCCGCACCCTGCTGGACGCCGCGCGCACGCGGGCGCTGCCGGTCGCGTTCACGACCGTGTCGTACCCGGACGGGCCGCACGAGGCGACGCACTTCCTCGCGAAGGTCCCGTCCCTGGCGCTGCTGCGCGACGGGTCCGGCTGGGCGGACCTCGACCCGCGCCTGGACGCCCGCCCGGACGAGCCGGTATGGGTGAAACGCTTCGCGAGCGCCTTCTTCGGCCCGCCCCTGCACGCCTGGCTGCAGGCGCGGCGTGTGGACACCCTGATCGTGTGCGGCGCGACCACCAGCGGCTGCGTGCGCGCCACCGTCGTGGACGGCCTGCAGCACGGGTACCGCGTGATCGTGCCGCGCGAGTGCGTCGGGGACCGCGCCGCCGCCCCGCACGACGCGAGCCTCTTCGACATGAACGCCAAGTACGCCGACGTCCTCCCGCTCGCGGAGGTCCTCACGCACCTTCCACCGCCGTCCTGACGCTGCCCTCCGCCCCGCATCCCTCCCGTCCACAGGAGACCCCATGACCCACGACCCGCTCGGCCCCCAACCCCACACCCCGCCCCAGCCGCAGGACGCCCCGCCCGGCCCGCTCGACGGGCTGCGCGTCGTCGAGATGGGCTCCCTCCTCGCCGGTCCCTTCGTGGGGCAGCTGCTCGGCGATTTCGGCGCGGAAGTCGTCAAGATCGAACCGCCGGGCGTGGGCGACCCCATGCGCGCCTGGGGACGGCACAAACCGCAGGGGCAGAGCCTGTGGTTCCCCGTCATCGCCCGCAACAAGAAGTCCGTCACGCTCGACCTGCGCCAGCAGGCGGGCCAGGACATCGCCCGCGAACTGATCGCCGGGGCCGACGTGCTCGTCGAGAACTTCCGTCCCGGCACGCTGGAACGCTGGGGGCTCGGCCCGGACGAACTGCACGCCCTCAACCCCCGCCTCGTCATCGTGCGCGTCAGCGGGTACGGGCAGACCGGACCGTACCGGGGCCGCGCGGGCTTCGGCAGCATCGGCGAGGCGGTCGGCGGGCTGCGCGCCCTGTCCGGCGAGCCGGGCCAGCCGCCCGTCCGGGTCGGCATCAGCATCGGGGACATGCTGGCGGGCACGCTCGGCGCGCTGGGCGCCATGATGGCCCTCTTCGGGCGCCTCCGGAGCGGTCAGGGGCAGGTGGTCGACATCAGCCTGTACGAGGCGGTCCTCACGTACATGGAGAGCATGATTCCCGAGTACGCCCTGACCGGCCAGACGCGCGAACGCAGCGGCAGCGTCCTGCCGGGCATCGCGCCCAGCAACATCTACCCGGCGCTCACGGCGGCAGGCGAGCCGGGCGAGTGGGTCGTGATCGGCGCGAACGGCGACAACGTCTTCCGGCGACTCGTGCAGGAGATGGGCGAGCCGGGCCTCGCCGACCACCCGGACTACGCGACGCACGAGGCGCGCGGTCAGCACATGCGCGAGATCGACGACCGCATCGCGCAGTGGACGTCGGCCCTCGGCGCGGACGAGGTCGTCGCGCGGCTGGAGGCGGCAGGCGTGCCCGCCAGCAAGATGTACAGCGCGCGCGACATGATGAACGACCCGCACTTCGCGGCGCGCGGGAACATCGTGACGCTGCCGCACAGGACGCTCGGGGACTTCCCGATGCAGGGCGTCGTGCCGCGCCTGACCGGCACGCCCGGCAGCGTCCGCACGCTCGGCCCGGACCTCGGGGAGCACAACGCCGAGATCTACGGCGAACGGCTGGGCCGGACGCCGGAACAGCTCGCTCAGCTCGCCGCGGACGGCGTGATCTAGGCTCTCGGTATGACCCAGCCACCCGCGCCCGCCCCGTCCGCGCCCGTCCCGCAGCATCACGTGCCGCCGGACCACGTCCGTATCGTGGAGGTCGGCCCGCGCGACGGCCTGCAGAACGACGCCACGCACCTCACGCCCGCCGTGCGCGCCGAACTCGTGACGCGCCTCGCCGCGTCGGGCCTGCGCGAGATCGAGGCCGTGAGCTTCGTGCACCCGCAGCGCGTGCCGCAGATGGCGGGCGCCGAGGAGGTCGTCACGCTCGCCCGCCACGCCCTGCCCGCCACGGACGCCCCCGCCCTGATCGGGCTGGTCCTCAACGAGCGCGGCTTCGAGCGGGCCGTCTCGGTCGGACTGCGGCACGTGCGCTACGCCTTCCCCGTCACGGAGGGCTTCGCGCGCCGCAACCAGAACCAGACGGTCGAGGAGGCCCTCGCGCTCGCCCGGACGCTCGTCGCCCGCGCCAGGGAGCACGACCTTCAGATCGGGGTGGTGCTCGCCACGAGCTTCGGCTGCCCCTTCGACGGCCGCGTCGCGCCCGCGCACGTGCTGCGCGTCGCGGAACAGGTCGCGCAGGACGCGCCGGACGAACTGGTGTTCGCGGACACCATCGGCGTCGGCAATCCCGTCGCGGTCCGCGAACTGCTGCGCGGCGCCGTCCGGTTCGGCGTGCCCGGCATGCGACTCGGCGCGCACTTCCACAACACCCGCAACACCGGGTACGCCAACGCGGTCGCCGCCGTCGAGTCCGGCGCCACGTCCCTCGACAGCAGCGTCGGCGGGCTGGGCGGCTGCCCCTTCGCGCCGCGCGCGACCGGCAACGTCGCCACCGAGGACCTCGCGTACCTGCTGCGCGAGATGGGCGTCCACACCGGCCTGGACCTCGCGTCGCTCACGCAGACGGGCGAGTGGCTCTCCCGGCAGCTGGGGCACGCGCTGCCCGGCATGCTCGCGCAGGCAGGCGACTTCCCCGCCTGACCCGCCCCCCGTCACGCGGCGTGAACGTGACGGGGGTCCCGCGCGTCCCGCGCCTCGCCCGGTACACTGGCGTGTTATGCCGAGCCCCGTTCCCACCCCGCGCCCGAATGCCCGCCCGCGAGTCAAGCCCGAAGTCATGAGTCCCGTCGGTGGCCGCGCGCAGCTGCACGCCGCCGTGGAGGCGGGCGCGGACGCGGTGTTCTTCGGCCTGGACCACAGCTTCCAGGCGCGCGCGAAGGTCGGCTTCCAGCCGGAGGACCTGCCCGGCATCATGAGCGACCTGCACGTGCGCGGCGTGAAGGGCTTCGTGACCTTCAACACCCTGGTGTTCGACCGGGAACTGCGCGAGGCCGAAGCGCAGCTGATGCACCTCGCGCAGAGCGGCGTGGACGCCATCATCGTGCAGGACTGGGGGGCCGCGCGCCTCGCGCACGCCGTCTGCCCGGACCTGCCGATCCACGGCAGCACCCAGATGAGCATCACGAGCGCCGAAGGGGCCGAACTCGCGCGGCGGTTCGGCGCGAGCCGCGTGGTGCTGGGCCGCGAACTGTCCCTGCGGGACATCGGGCGCATCGCGGCCGCCACCGACATCGAACTGGAGACCTTCGTGCACGGCGCGCTGTGCGTCAGTTACAGCGGGCAGTGCTTCTCCAGCGAGGCGTGGGGCGGCCGCAGCGCGAACCGCGGGCAGTGTGCGCAGGCGTGCCGTCTCCCGTACGACCTGCTGGTGGACGGCGCGCAGCGCGACCTGGGCGACGCGCGTTACCTGCTGTCGCCCGGCGACCTGTACGCCCTGCATCAGGTGCCGGACCTCATGGCGATGGGCGTCAGCTGCCTGAAGATCGAGGGCCGTTACAAAGACGCGGAGTTCGTGGCCCTCACGACCGCCGCGTACCGGCAGGCGGTGGACGAGGCGTGGGCCGGGCAGGCGCTCAGCGTCACGCCGCAGCAGGAGCAGGACATCGCGCAGGTGTACTCGCGGGGCCTCGCGCCGCACTTCATGGCGGGCACGAACCACCAGACGGTCGTGCGCGGCCGCGCCCCCCGGCACCGGGGCGTGCGCGTCGGCACCGTGACCGAGGTGACGCAGAAGGGCGTGCGCGTCGAACTGGACGGCGTGACCCTGCACCCCGGCGACGGCCTCGTGTTCGACGCGGCCGACTGGCGCGACCCGGCCGAACGCGAGGAGGGCGGCTTCCTGTACGAGATCTTCACGCGCCGCGGCCGTCAGGACGAGGCGGGCAGCGGCGAGGCCGAACTGCGCTTCGGGCAGGGCGCCGTGAACGGCCGCCGCATCCGGCCCGGCGACTGGGTGTGGCGCACCTCCGACCCCACCCTCACCGCCCGCGTCAAACCGCTGCTGGACGCCGCCGACCCGCTGCACACCCGGCCCGTCCGGGCGCACTTCGTCGGCGTGCTCGGCGAGGCCCCCATCCTCACCCTGACGGACGACGCGGGCCATACCGTCACCGTGACGGGCGACGCGCCGCTCAGTGCCGCCCGCAACCGCGCCCTCGACGACGCCACCCTCCGCGACCAGCTGTCCCGCCTGGGCGGCACGCCGTACCACCTCGCGGACCTGAGCAGCGAACTGGTAGGGGAGACGTTCCTGCCCGTCAGCGCCCTGAACGCCCTGCGCCGCGAAGCCGTCACGGCCCTGACCGCCGCGCGCGGCGCCGCGCCCGCACGCGACGTGCAGCCCGCCCTGACGCGCCTGCTGCCGGACGCGCCCGCCCCGCACGCCGCGCCGGGCACGCCGCGCCTGCACCTGCTCGTCCGCACGCCCGAACAGCTGGACGCCGCCATCGACCTGCGCCCCGACAGCATCACCCTCGACTACCTCGAACTGTACGGCCTGAAACCCAGCGTGGAGCGCGTGCAGGAAGCCGGGATCGAGGTGCGCGTCGCGTCGCCCCGCATCCTGAAACCCAGCGAGCAGAACATCCAGAAGTTCCTGCTGTCGCTCGGCGCGGGCCTCCTCGTGCGCAGCGGCGGCCTGCTCGAAGGCCTGCAGGGCACCCCGGACGCCCCCGCCCTCAGCGGTGACTTCTCCCTGAACGCCGCGAACGTCCTCTCCGCCCGCGCGCTCCTCGACCTGGGCCTCGTGCGCCTGAATCCCGGCCTGGACCTCAACGCGCGGCAGGTGCAGGACCTCGCGTCGCTCGTCGGACCGGAGCGGCTGGAGGCGACCGCGTACGCGCACCTGCCGGTCTTCCACACCGAGCACTGCGTGTTCTGCCGCTTCCTGTCGGACGGCACCGACTACACCAACTGCGGGCACCCCTGCGAGTCGCACCGCGTCGCGCTGCGCGACCACCGGGGACAGACGCATCCCGTCATGGCCGACGTCGGCTGCCGCAACACCGTCTTCGAGGGCCGCGCGCAGACGGCCGCCGCGCACCTGCACGACTGGCTCGCGTCGGGCCTGCGCGACTTCCGCCTGGAGTTCGTGCACGAGGACGGCGCGGGCGTCCGCGAGGTCGTCACGGCGTTCCGGGCGTTCCTGGCGGGCCGCGTGAGCGTCCCGGAACTGGAGGCGCGCCTCGCGGCCGTCACGAGCCCCGACGCGCCGAACGGTCAGGGCGTCACGGAAGGCAGCCTGTTCGTCCCGGCCGGGTTCGAGGGCCTCCCGCAGCTGGACCTCATCCGGAACTGACCCGCGCCGGGAGGACCTCCCCGACAGGACCGCCGCCGGTGACTCCGCCGGGACGTGCCTTCCGTCTCATCCCGGATTCCTCCGGCTGTCATGTCAGCTGAACTTCATTTCCGGAGTGTTCATGAAGTGAGGGCGGCAAGAGTTCCGTGCGGTCCCTGGTGTACGCTCAGGCATGACGACAGGTCAGGCGGGGACGGCAGAGGCGCAACACTCCACATGCTCTCCCTGGATGCAGGCGCACCCGGTCAAGATCGAACGCCACGACACGGCGGCCCGCATCCACCACACCAACACCGGGCAGCGCCCCGTGGACCTGTACCACACGCACGAGCGCGGCCTGTACGTGTCGCGCCGCTTCGTGGACCACCCGCGCATCGCGTACTGGCAGGCACACCTGCTGCCGGACGTGATCCCCCTGCAGGACGGCACGGAACGCCTCGGCATCCAGCTGTGCCGCTACGACTTCCACGGTGAGCGCGTCCACGACTACTACATCGACATCGCGACCATCACGTGCCAGGGCGACGTGTGGACGGTCCGGGACCATTACCTCGACCTGCTCGTCTGGGACGGCCTGTGCGCCGAGATCGCCGACACGGACGAACTGAACGCGGCGCTGCAGGCGGGTTTCATCGGGCAGTCGGAATTCGCGCGGGCCATCTCGGCGGCGCACGGCGTGCTGAACGGCCTCGCCCGGCACGGGTACGACGTGCGCGCCTGGCTCGCCAGTCAGCAGCTGCGGCTGGAGTGGGACCTGACCACCACCGTCGCCTGACTGGTGCTGGTGGGCCGCACGCTCATACGATGTTGAGCTGAACTTTTAGAGTTCAGCCGAGCGAAACGCGAAGCCGCCGCAGTTCCCGGCATCCCTGGGATCGGATCAACACCGTATCACTCCAGCCGGTCGAGTCTCGCGGCGCCCCAGCGCAGCGTTCCCCACGTGAGCAGCAGCGTCAGCAGCAGCAGGCCCGCGAGGCCCGCCGCGCCCGCCGGAGTCCACAGGGCGCTCAGGCCCGGGTACAGGAACGGCACCGTCACGCTCAGCAGCACGGGCCTTGCGAGCAGCGCGACCGCCAGCAGGCTCGCGAGCAGGCCCGACCCGATGTACAGCAGGCCGCCCGGTGAGAAGCCGATCTCGGCCGGGTTGTCGGCCGTGAAACGCGGGAGGGCCGCCCCGAGCCCCACCCCGAGCGCCGTGAGCGTCAGGGCGTTGCTCAGCCCGATCAGCACCGACGCGGTGACGGTGAGCGTCCCCAGGCCCAGCAGCGCGGCGCTCGTGACGGCCAGCGTCAGGCTCAGGGTGAGCATCACGGGCAGCAGCCCCAGGAACTTGGCGCGCACCACCTGCCAGGACGTGAGCGGCGACGTGCGCAGCAGCCAGTACGCGCGGCCCTCGGTGCTCAGGGCCGGGAAGGCCAGCCGCACGCCCACGCCCGCGATCACGAATCCCTGAAAGGCGAGCTGCAGGTAGCCCACCACGCCCCGGAATGCCGGGATGGGCGGGAGCGGCAGGCTGCGGACGCTCACCAGGTACACGGCGGCCAGCGCGACCAGCACGAGCAGCTGACTCCACTGGGTCGGGTCGCGCAGCGTCACGTTCAGGTCCTTCCCGGCCAGCCGCCCGCCCGCCCCGAACCGCGCGAGCGCCCGCTGGACGGGACCGGCCGGGCGGGACGCGGGGTCCAGCCGCAGGCGCGAGCTGTCCAGGCTGCGTGCCCAGCCCGCCTGGTACGCGTACCCCGCCACGAGCGGCGCGAGGACGCCCAGCACGCAGGACAGCAGCAGCAGCGGCAGCACCCCCCAGTGCAGCCTGCCGTGCGCCGCCTGCCAGATCGTCTCGGTCGCCCACCCGTGCGGCCACGCGAGGTTCCCGCCGCCCGACAGTTCCCGCAGCACGCCCTGCAGCTGCAGCGGGTCGGCGGCCCGCGCGACGAGCGCTTCCGGGTGCAGGGCACGCACACCGTACACCAGCGCGGCACTGATCACGACGCCCAGTCCCGTTGCGACCTCCCGCACGCGCGACACGGGCGACACCCGCATCAGCAGCACCGCCAGCAGCGCCCCCAGTCCCACCGGCAGCGCGTACAGCAGCACCGCTGCCAGGGCCGCGAGCAGCGGGTACCACGCGGGCGCCCCGAAGTGAGCGCCGAGCGCGAACAGCACCGGCAGGGTCAGCAGGGTCGGCACGAGGGCTGCCGCCACGAACGTCTCCGCGACCTTCAGCGCGAAGACCCGCCACGCCGGGATCGGCTGCGCCAGCAGGAAGTTCAGGTCCTCCGACAGGTACAGGGTGCTGATGGCGGTCGTCACGGCCGAGAACGTCACGCCCGCCGACAGCACCAGCAGGCCCGTCTCCAGTGCGCGCCGGAACACGCCCAGCCCGATGAAGCCGAAGCCCGCCAGGAACGACAGGGCGCGCAGCGTGCCCGCCACCTCCGCCCACACGAACAGGCCCGCCAGGACGGCCAGCAGCGCGAAGCCCATCTTCGGGCCGCGCGTCAGGGCGTTGCGCAGTCCCAGGGCCTTCAGGTGCAGCAGCGAGCCGTCCGCGCGCCGCGCCGTGACGGGACGGCTCACGCGCGCCTGCCCCGTCCGGCCTGCGCCGGGGCTGCCGCGTCCTGCGCCGCGCCGGCCGCCTGTTCCTCCTCCAGCAGCCGGAAGAACACGCGCTCCAGGCTGTCGCCGTCCACGCCGCCTGCCCGCGTGCCGGTCTGGGCGCGCAGGTCGTCCATGGTGCCCTCGCCCAGCACGCGGCCCCGGTCCAGCACCACCAGCCGGTCGCAGACGGCCTCCGCGAGCGGCAGGCTGTGCGTCGTAAGCAGCACGGCGTTCCCGGCGTCCGCGTGCGCGCGGAACAGTTCCCGCACCTGCCGCGCCGCCTGCGGGTCGAGGCCCACCATCGGCTCGTCCACGATGAGCACCTTCGGGTTAGGGAGGAGGGCCGTGATGATCGTCAGTTTCTGCCGCATGCCGTGCGAGTACGTCTCGGTCAGTTCGTTCCCGAAGTCCGACAGCCGGAAGTACTCCAGCCAGCGGTCGATCTCGCGTTCCGCGTCCGGCAGTCGGCGCAGGCCCGCCACGAAGCGCAGGGTCTCGCGGCCCGTCAGTTTGCCGTACAGGTGCGGCCGGTCCGGGATGTACCCGAACGACGATTTCGCCGGGATCGGTTCGGCCCACACGTCGTACCCCGCCACGCGCACCGTGCCCGCGCTGGGCCGCGTGAGGCCCACGAGCGCGCGGATGGTGGTGGTCTTGCCTGCGCCGTTGCTGCCGAGCAGCCCGAACAGGCCACCGCGCGGCACGGTGAAGCTCAGGTCGTTCACGGCCGTGTGCCGCCCGTAGCGTTTGCTGAATCCGGAAACGTCAATCACAGGTTTCAACATAGTCCCGGCGCAGTCACGCAACCCTGACACCCTCGCGTCTTCATGTTCGCGGGTCCGTGCGTTCTTCTGGCGCCGCACGCGTGACTTTTGCACGAAGCAAAGTGGGCCGAATCACGGTCCTGCGGGCCGTTCGGGGGGGGTGTTTGCGGGGTTTCGCACATGCAGGCGCCCGCG
Coding sequences:
- a CDS encoding putative ABC transporter permease subunit, whose translation is MSRPVTARRADGSLLHLKALGLRNALTRGPKMGFALLAVLAGLFVWAEVAGTLRALSFLAGFGFIGLGVFRRALETGLLVLSAGVTFSAVTTAISTLYLSEDLNFLLAQPIPAWRVFALKVAETFVAAALVPTLLTLPVLFALGAHFGAPAWYPLLAALAAVLLYALPVGLGALLAVLLMRVSPVSRVREVATGLGVVISAALVYGVRALHPEALVARAADPLQLQGVLRELSGGGNLAWPHGWATETIWQAAHGRLHWGVLPLLLLSCVLGVLAPLVAGYAYQAGWARSLDSSRLRLDPASRPAGPVQRALARFGAGGRLAGKDLNVTLRDPTQWSQLLVLVALAAVYLVSVRSLPLPPIPAFRGVVGYLQLAFQGFVIAGVGVRLAFPALSTEGRAYWLLRTSPLTSWQVVRAKFLGLLPVMLTLSLTLAVTSAALLGLGTLTVTASVLIGLSNALTLTALGVGLGAALPRFTADNPAEIGFSPGGLLYIGSGLLASLLAVALLARPVLLSVTVPFLYPGLSALWTPAGAAGLAGLLLLTLLLTWGTLRWGAARLDRLE
- a CDS encoding isochorismatase family protein, with the protein product MTDLQDTFRQRGLGASSGFGDRPGVIVVDFSRGFTDPASPLGADYAPQLDATRTLLDAARTRALPVAFTTVSYPDGPHEATHFLAKVPSLALLRDGSGWADLDPRLDARPDEPVWVKRFASAFFGPPLHAWLQARRVDTLIVCGATTSGCVRATVVDGLQHGYRVIVPRECVGDRAAAPHDASLFDMNAKYADVLPLAEVLTHLPPPS
- a CDS encoding ABC transporter ATP-binding protein codes for the protein MIDVSGFSKRYGRHTAVNDLSFTVPRGGLFGLLGSNGAGKTTTIRALVGLTRPSAGTVRVAGYDVWAEPIPAKSSFGYIPDRPHLYGKLTGRETLRFVAGLRRLPDAEREIDRWLEYFRLSDFGNELTETYSHGMRQKLTIITALLPNPKVLIVDEPMVGLDPQAARQVRELFRAHADAGNAVLLTTHSLPLAEAVCDRLVVLDRGRVLGEGTMDDLRAQTGTRAGGVDGDSLERVFFRLLEEEQAAGAAQDAAAPAQAGRGRRA
- a CDS encoding DUF402 domain-containing protein yields the protein MQAHPVKIERHDTAARIHHTNTGQRPVDLYHTHERGLYVSRRFVDHPRIAYWQAHLLPDVIPLQDGTERLGIQLCRYDFHGERVHDYYIDIATITCQGDVWTVRDHYLDLLVWDGLCAEIADTDELNAALQAGFIGQSEFARAISAAHGVLNGLARHGYDVRAWLASQQLRLEWDLTTTVA
- a CDS encoding hydroxymethylglutaryl-CoA lyase, which encodes MTQPPAPAPSAPVPQHHVPPDHVRIVEVGPRDGLQNDATHLTPAVRAELVTRLAASGLREIEAVSFVHPQRVPQMAGAEEVVTLARHALPATDAPALIGLVLNERGFERAVSVGLRHVRYAFPVTEGFARRNQNQTVEEALALARTLVARAREHDLQIGVVLATSFGCPFDGRVAPAHVLRVAEQVAQDAPDELVFADTIGVGNPVAVRELLRGAVRFGVPGMRLGAHFHNTRNTGYANAVAAVESGATSLDSSVGGLGGCPFAPRATGNVATEDLAYLLREMGVHTGLDLASLTQTGEWLSRQLGHALPGMLAQAGDFPA
- a CDS encoding U32 family peptidase — its product is MPSPVPTPRPNARPRVKPEVMSPVGGRAQLHAAVEAGADAVFFGLDHSFQARAKVGFQPEDLPGIMSDLHVRGVKGFVTFNTLVFDRELREAEAQLMHLAQSGVDAIIVQDWGAARLAHAVCPDLPIHGSTQMSITSAEGAELARRFGASRVVLGRELSLRDIGRIAAATDIELETFVHGALCVSYSGQCFSSEAWGGRSANRGQCAQACRLPYDLLVDGAQRDLGDARYLLSPGDLYALHQVPDLMAMGVSCLKIEGRYKDAEFVALTTAAYRQAVDEAWAGQALSVTPQQEQDIAQVYSRGLAPHFMAGTNHQTVVRGRAPRHRGVRVGTVTEVTQKGVRVELDGVTLHPGDGLVFDAADWRDPAEREEGGFLYEIFTRRGRQDEAGSGEAELRFGQGAVNGRRIRPGDWVWRTSDPTLTARVKPLLDAADPLHTRPVRAHFVGVLGEAPILTLTDDAGHTVTVTGDAPLSAARNRALDDATLRDQLSRLGGTPYHLADLSSELVGETFLPVSALNALRREAVTALTAARGAAPARDVQPALTRLLPDAPAPHAAPGTPRLHLLVRTPEQLDAAIDLRPDSITLDYLELYGLKPSVERVQEAGIEVRVASPRILKPSEQNIQKFLLSLGAGLLVRSGGLLEGLQGTPDAPALSGDFSLNAANVLSARALLDLGLVRLNPGLDLNARQVQDLASLVGPERLEATAYAHLPVFHTEHCVFCRFLSDGTDYTNCGHPCESHRVALRDHRGQTHPVMADVGCRNTVFEGRAQTAAAHLHDWLASGLRDFRLEFVHEDGAGVREVVTAFRAFLAGRVSVPELEARLAAVTSPDAPNGQGVTEGSLFVPAGFEGLPQLDLIRN
- a CDS encoding CaiB/BaiF CoA transferase family protein — its product is MTHDPLGPQPHTPPQPQDAPPGPLDGLRVVEMGSLLAGPFVGQLLGDFGAEVVKIEPPGVGDPMRAWGRHKPQGQSLWFPVIARNKKSVTLDLRQQAGQDIARELIAGADVLVENFRPGTLERWGLGPDELHALNPRLVIVRVSGYGQTGPYRGRAGFGSIGEAVGGLRALSGEPGQPPVRVGISIGDMLAGTLGALGAMMALFGRLRSGQGQVVDISLYEAVLTYMESMIPEYALTGQTRERSGSVLPGIAPSNIYPALTAAGEPGEWVVIGANGDNVFRRLVQEMGEPGLADHPDYATHEARGQHMREIDDRIAQWTSALGADEVVARLEAAGVPASKMYSARDMMNDPHFAARGNIVTLPHRTLGDFPMQGVVPRLTGTPGSVRTLGPDLGEHNAEIYGERLGRTPEQLAQLAADGVI